GTAACTGGTATATTATCACCACTTTTCCAAGCGTAGAATTTCAGTTGAACACTGGTATTCGCACCCCACAGTACATTAGAACTCCTAAACGCTACGATTTTTTGCAACGGTGGCGCTTTCTCGCTAAATTTTTCGCAAATAACGTTCAAGTAGAAACGAGGATTGCCTTCACTGATTTTTTCAGCTTCGTTAATTTCTTTGATAAAAATTCTATCTACATCAACTCTATTTTGTACCGGTACTGAATCAGCGTAAGGTCTTAAAAACTGCCATGAAAGCCCGGCAATTGGCAGTTGCGAAAAGGTGGGCAAAACATAACCAGCACCCTGCCCTCTATCATCAATTTGCAAACCAATATTAAACTGACCATCGATAAATAAATTATCAGAAACGATAGCAGTAACTGGATCAGACTTGGCTGGTTCTTGAAAGTATGGCAGATCTTGAAAAATAAGTTCAGGAGCCACAGCATTGCCGTACCGGCATTTGAGCTCAACGGTGTATCTATCCTCAGGATCATCTACATCAACAAAATAATATAGTTTATGAGGCAATGCACCGTTTTCGTCGAGCTGCAAAGGATTAGGTGCCGGTACGACTTTTCCCTCTTGATTCTTATAGTAGGCGTTGCGCAGAGTTGTTGGGCTTTTTTTATCATAAAAATACATCCAGTATCCCGCTGCCGGCATACCATCCTTATTCTTGATGATATCTTGTAAGACTATACTTAGTACTAACCTCTGTGCCATTTCTCCTGAGCAAAAAGCCAGTTATAGTATATGCCAAAATTTTAATATTTTATTAACACAGGTGCACAAAATCATCTTCACATACCCGCAACTTTTATTATTGAAAAATTAAAAAAGATGCTGTATACTTGTTACAGTAGTAGACTTTGGTAAAGTATATGGCAAATTCAGGAATTAACATAGCTCTTGACTCAGAAACTTCAAGATATCTTGCTGAATTATCTGAATTTACTAGGCAACCTACTCAAAAACTAGCAGAAAAACTATTCAAAGAGGCAATCGAGCTTGAAATGGAGGACCTTTTAGCATCTAAGATTTCTAACGAGCGTGATGTTGAAGGCGCAGAGGAACTAGAGGACAGTGAAGATATCTGGAAATAAACCGTACACTGTAAAATACCTTAGGCATGTCCGTAAGAAGGATATACCATCCTTACCAGAAAATATAAAGACAAAGATCAAGAAACTAATAAGGGAACGGCTTGCATTTGATCCAATGAATCTTGGTGAACCATTGCGTCACAGCTTAAAAGGGCACAGAAGACTAAGATTCAGTTGCTATCGTATCGTTTATAGAATAAATAAATCGGAACACTCAATAACTATTACAGAAATAGGACACAGAAGCACAGTTTACGATCATCATTAAAGTCAAATAACAAGTTATAACAAAAGATCTTAAAGGTTATATATATATTATACAGCCCCTTTTCCTGATCCATTCTCCATCTTAGGTGGCTCCGCTCAGCTCAAAAAAAACTGATTTTTTTGTCCACCCCCCCTATAAATTATATTATATATTATATTTTATATATAATATATAATATAATTAGGGGGAAGAGGCGACGAAAACAACATTGAGTTTGAGGAGCCTCCGCTTAATATTTATTTTTAAGATGGAGAATGGATCAGGAAAAGGGGCTCAGGATCGATGAGCGTTGATGAAGATGTCAAACCAATCTTTGATTATCTCAGAGATTACAAAGAATATATCAATAAATTGCTAGCAAATAACAACGACATAGAAGGCATAACAACAGGAGTAACAAAGCTTGATACCATAACTGGTGGCTTAAAGAAAGGGGAACTCACTGTGCTTGCAGCTCGTACATCAATTGGTAAGACTTCAATAGCATTGTACATGGCTTTGCAAGCTGCAAAACCACTCAATGATCATGAATATGTCTGCTTCTTCTCGCTTGAAATGTCAGCAAATCAATTAATCAACAGAATAATTAGTATTGAAGTCAATGAAACAATAAACAACATCATCAAGAACCAAGACACAGAACTTCTGCACAAAGGAATAAATGAAGTGGCATTCTTAAATATTCTCGTTGATAGCTCTGGAAGTATGGATTAAAATGCCCTAAGGAAGAAGATCTCATCAATTTGTGCAAAATACAGCATAAAATGTATATACATTGACTATTTGCAGCTACTTAGAGGATCAGGAAAAGCGGAGAATAGAACTCTCGAAGTAACAGAGATCAGTAGAACTTTAAAAAACTTGGCAAGAGACCTCGATGTCCCTATCTTAGCATTATCACAAATAAATCGTAAAGTAGAAGATAGGCAAAATAAAAGACCACAACTGTCAGATCTGCGAGAATCAGGAAGTATTGAACAAGATGCTGATATAGTGTTGCTACTGTTCAGAGAAAACTATTATAAAGAGTCCAACAATGACTTGGAAATAAACGTTGCCAAGAACCGCAGTGGAGCAACCGGAAAGGTTGTAGTGCCATATCAAGTAAATACTGGGAGAATATTAAGTTGAATATCTGCAAAAAATAGTGTATAATTATTAATGCTTTTTAAGTGAATCTCTTATGGTTTTATCAAAGTTTCTAGATCCAAAAAACAATTATGCGTTCAAGCGTATCTTTGGTACTGAGAAAAATAAAGATATCCTCATTCATTTTCTCAACGACGTTCTAAACCTCACTGGTGAAGCCAAAATACAGGACGTGGAATTCTTAAACCCCATTTTAAACCCCGATATTTCCTCTAAAAAGGAGAGTATTGTCGATGTACTTTGCAGAAGCAAAAATGGAGTACAAGTAATCGTCGAAATGCAAGTTGCTAGAACGACTGGATTCGAAAAACGTGCACAGTACTATGCTGCTGGAGCTTATTTTAGCCAAGCCGACGTAGGCGGTAAATATCAGGACCTTAAAGAAGTTATCTTCATTGCTATCACTGACTTCGTTCTATTTCCTAAGGAGCCTGAACATGTTTCAACTCATCATATACTTAATATAAAAACCTATAGACATTACTTAAAAGATTTTAAATTTGTCTTCATTGAATTGCCAAAATTTTCAAAAACAAAAGAAGATCAATTAGAAAATATATTTGAAAAATGGTGTTACTTTTTTAAATACGCAAGTGAGACTAGTGAAGAGGATCTAAGAAAAATAGTAGGGAGTGATGAGGTTATAGGTAGGGCCTATAATGAGTTAGTTGGATATAATTGGACTAAGGAAGAACGAGCTATATATTATGATGATAAGAAACGTGAGGATGACAATTTTTCCTGCATCATGCAAAGTAGAATTGAAGGAAAAATCGAAGGTAAAATCGAAGGTAAAATCGAAGTGGCAAAAACAATGCTTGCTGAAGGTATGGATATTGCTACTATCGCTAGGTTGACGGGACTATCTACTGACGAAATTGAAAAGCTGAACTAAAAAACCCTGAGAACCCTTTACACACTAATTAATTTATAGTAGGATTGCTTTATACTAAAAATAGTATATCATGCTCTATGACAAACTCAGAAACAAAATATGTGAAAGCAAAAATTTCTTTTTGCTACGACTTGCATATTTGGAGAGAAAACCGTGTAAAGCATAACTTTATACTTTACACGACATAAAAATCTAAGTAGACTTCTGGTGCGGAAATTCGAAGATCTACTGGATGAAACCAAACAGAGAATACCATAACGAAAAAGAGAGTCAAGAAAAAAATATTAAAAAAAGCTTGATCTCTACTCGTTCTTGTCGTACACGTCAT
This portion of the Wolbachia endosymbiont of Ctenocephalides felis wCfeF genome encodes:
- a CDS encoding Replicative DNA helicase; amino-acid sequence: MSVDEDVKPIFDYLRDYKEYINKLLANNNDIEGITTGVTKLDTITGGLKKGELTVLAARTSIGKTSIALYMALQAAKPLNDHEYVCFFSLEMSANQLINRIISIEVNETINNIIKNQDTELLHKGINEVAFLNILVDSSGSMD
- a CDS encoding Replicative DNA helicase: MQLLRGSGKAENRTLEVTEISRTLKNLARDLDVPILALSQINRKVEDRQNKRPQLSDLRESGSIEQDADIVLLLFRENYYKESNNDLEINVAKNRSGATGKVVVPYQVNTGRILS
- a CDS encoding Toxin RelG; the protein is MKISGNKPYTVKYLRHVRKKDIPSLPENIKTKIKKLIRERLAFDPMNLGEPLRHSLKGHRRLRFSCYRIVYRINKSEHSITITEIGHRSTVYDHH